The genomic region gtctccatacccaaggaaggatatacttgccataggagcagtgcaacaaaggttcaccaggctgattctgggattgtcctatgaggtgagattgaggaaactgggggtgtattctctagagtttagaagaatgagagatgatctcattgaaacatacaaattcttacagggctcggcAGGGTATATGCTGGaaggatgcttcccctggctgggggtctagaaccaagGAACaatgtctcagaataaggggtaggccatttaagacagatgaggagaaatttcttcactcagagcacTGCggatctttagaattctctcccccagagggcTCTGGAGGCTTGGTCATTGAGTGCGTTCAGGACAGAGATTGATCAGATTTATAGATACTAAagacatcaaaggatatggggatagtgtatgaaaatggcattgaggtacaatattagccatgatctagttggcagaacaagctcaaggagccgaatggcctactactgctatTTCCTACGTTCCTAAAACATTTTATATATATTGGTATAAAGACACACAAGACAAGATTTGTGTGCATAATTACTTAAACGCCTATCCGTTATTCAAGGAACTTAATCAAAATACATTCACATGTCTTGCCATTTTACCAACAAACACACTATGTTTGAAGGACACAAGCACATATCATGCCAAGAAGTATTGGGATCACATGTGCAGCAAAAATGtatgttaactaatcaaatgcaAGAATGTGAAATTGTGGTCACTGGTAAATTGTAGTGGATTATGCTTGGGAGGAACCAGAGAAAATATCTCTTCTCAGCAGAATACACaaagtctcaggctgtttaaagCTTGCAGCTCtgcttttttgaaaaaaacacCCACACAGAGGTAAAAGCATCTACACAAAATTTTCACAGGCCTGTCATTAGAAACACTTGTTCCAGATTTGACTGAATTAGAAAATCAACcaccatctgttttttttttactgataaTTAGGTATGACTGAAAAGACAGACCATCAGATGTTAACCTAGCTCATTAGAGCTCCCTTAAATATGGCCAGGGCCCCCAAGTACTTTTACCTATATTTCCAGAACTGCCATTCAACACCAGCTAATTAATATCTTCAATCCATTAACAATAATAAAAGCAAACCTAATTTTAGCACTGTGACTCAACAGATTCAATTGCATTTGTGGAATTggcagttttaaaatgtttactttagtcatgtctgtgcctgagcaACCCAGAGGTGAGCATTGGTTCTACGTTGATCGATTTCTATTTATAAAGATCCCTGATGCCTAAGGAATTGCAGATGCAGACCTTGTAAAGAAACAGAGCCTGGATTCCCCAGCTTTCTGAATGGTTAATGAGCATGGTTTAAGATAAAAAGTGGCAAATGttataaacaaataaaaacagaactgtATTTTTCAATTGCTTAAAATAAGTCTTTTAACCTTTAAGTAACTTTCTAAATTACTATCAAGTAAGAATTTGAAGAAACACTTTGCACACACTATGCTCTTGGACTGTGGAAGTGCTTGTTTTTCACATGtgcaaaatatcccaaggcacttcacatagGAAAAACAGATGCTGAGCAACAGCACGAGTGTGAAGGGTTGACCGATGACAAATAGATAAGTTTTAGGGTGGCTTTTAAGGTTGGAAGAAGGATAATAATGTAGAAAGCAGGCGCTCCATAAAATAGGAAGCTGAAGGCTCAAACGGAAAAGATGTACTGATCAGAATACTGCTGAGCACTggtagaggagattacagggattgggCAGGGCAAGATCAGGGTTAGGTTTACATCAAGAGGAGTTACAGATTTAAACTGTGTGCAATGATTTAAAATTGGAGATTACATTATAAAATTTACATCTGTATATAAATTGTTCCCCTACGTAGTGGCACAAAAGGCACAGCTTATGCACAGGATAACTAATAGGAACATGCACCTAGTTTAGCTATCAAAAATAAAACCATAAATTCATTACTTTGAGAGCATATTGATATTATTCTTGCCCAGAACATAATGGTTACAAACAATGTGAAATTAAATCAAAAGGAAGAATAATAAGTATCATTCCAAAACCTGACACCTTGGGATAAGGATCAATAAAAATGGGAAATCCAAAAATTTCAAATGGTTCCATGCCCCGTACCTTACTTTTTCCTTGTACAAAAAGGCGGCAATCAATTCCAACAACTCACAATGTATATGTGTGACCAGTGAGGCCAAGATTTTATGATAAAAGACAAAGAATGAGAATGTTCTCACTTGTTAAAGCAATTATTTAACAGGTAATAATTTGTTCTAAAGACAGTAATCTAAGGAATCACCCATTATAAAAATCAACTGCATTCCAAGATTACATTGATCCTGAACTAATTTCCTTACAATTATTTAGTAAGTATATACTTTCAATTCTAAATTAAAGATTTTTTTGGCACTGTACTTGTGCCAGGAACAGATGTCTTTAAGCTCCATGTCCTTGATGTATGATATTCACAAAAAGGGATTAGATGATTGTCAATGCTATTTTAGAGATCAAAATATAACAACACAATTTTCCTATTTTTTCTGATAATCTGGTTttcattccccccctccaaaATTTACTTAGTATAAAGGTAATGTATTCTTACTGCCTTTGCAGTACTTTAGCAGAGTGGCAAATGCTCTGCAATGGATCAGTTCTGCTATAGTGCGAATGTATCATTCTGTTAGCAGCATAATTCAACTAACAGATGTGCCAATTAGGGGGAAAAGCTATTCTTCAGAGACTAACTAAAGATGGCACAATTTAAATCAATGGAAGTTCGTATTTTTTAAACATTCTAATATCTAACCAAAAAAATCCAGTCCAGCAGTGAAATACAAGCAGCTCTCAGTCACATTTTAGCAGAGATGAGAAGCCATGACCCATCATTAAcgcaaaaataaaatgttttaatatTTCCAATGGATAAAATTTGCAGACTGAAAGGATCAAAGAGCTTAGCAAATTTATATGAACAAAGTACTGCATCACAATATAATGAatgtattttattcaatttactaCACAACTTCTCAATACTGTGTAAAGATGTAAATAAAAATACAGCATAATACAGACAGAAGTCACCCACGCATCAAAGACCAATAAATCCCAAGCATATACTCAGTCAACACAACAGCATTAAGATAGACAAATAGAAAGGAGAAAGACTTGATGGCTGGAGATTAATGTACCCTGAGAATGAGTTTGTAAAGCCACTTCTAAATAAATTTATATTTGCAGAATGTCTTTGGTAAACAGGGAATGAGACTCAGATCAAACAATGAAGTAAAATACTTTCTGCCCCATTGTTCATCACAATTATAGATGGAAAAAACAAACCATTTCTTTTAAGGCCACCTAATAAGCTTGCATCATTGCTAACACTGTGTTCATAGGTTGTATTCTACCACTTTCAAATACTGGGGAAGcaagcaaaacaaaacaaaacaaaatgtaaAGATACTGTGTCAGTAATGCACTGGAAGCACCAAATACTGTACTCTCCATTTCAATCTTTCAGAAGAGCAACATCGCTAACATGCAAAGCAGACTAATGCTGGAGACTATATGCCTTTTAACATtgcaaaaataaaaaatgaacaCTGCTTTATATTAGGTCATGAACAGAGAGCAAAAACTCAACATGCTTAATCATGTGGTCAGTTATACAGTATTAACATGTTGCTTTAGGTTTTACAAACTAAATCAGTGCATAGAGCATTATTGTGGAGTCAACAACTTCATCTTTACGCATTTCTGGTAAGAAAAGACATTAACATCAGCAAAAATGAAATAGCATTTTCAACAGATAGGTCCCTCATGATTTGCAGTTCTATAATGGTTCATTATGAGCTGCTAACATACACTTCTTAATGGTTTTGCATGCAGTTTATCTGCCCTTCCATTTATGTACAGTGGCCAGACTGGACTcaaaaaaaggcaaaattatACACAATGATACACAATTTTGATACATATATGTTGCACTTTCACCATGCTATAATAATCCACATAATAGTGGTCCAGATTAGTCATTTCTTCACAACAGTTCTTTACTATCTCACCACAAGACATGATACACAAAGTTTAGATGGGCCTATACAATCATCATGGCAAAATGCTCCGCATCCTTTGCACATGATCATGGCCTTTAGTCTGCAAGAACATTTAAAAGTCATTTCATTGACACCACTGCTTTCAGCAAATGTCTGAGCAGGAACTGCAGAATTATGATTCCCAAAGTTTGTCTTCTGACTCAGTGACATCACACTTCCAGCAAGAGATGCTGGAAAGCTACCCATAGAGAGTTCTGAAACTGAAGTGTTAGTGATATGACTAAATCCTGTGGTGCTGAAGGAGAGTTTAGGAAGCTTGCCATATAGCTGCTGCTGAATACTGAGCTGGGAATTGATGAGAGAATGTTCTGAAGAATGCTGAAATTGTAGACCAGTCTCCTTCATAACCTTTCCAATATTGCAGTCCATCTTTATTGGTCCAACATATAATTTGTCTTTGGAATCAAATGGAATGTATGCACCATCATTTATACCAATGATGTCTTGATTTTGGTTATTTCCCCGACACGTGGGGATATTTTCAGTTTTGATGACTTTAAAGCTTTCATGCAGTTTAGGAAGCCAATCCCTTCTTACATTTGGCATACTCTCCATTCCAATTAAATTCCTCTCTGGTGAGGTCTGGGCAATGGCTGGCACATGCTCAATAACAGAACCCTTTGACTGAATCTTGATTACTTCTGTTGCTCTACAGCTTCCATCATTCTGCACAACTACAGTGTTATGTAAGTAACCATGGCTAACCTTTTGCCTCCCTGGCATCCCACTGCAAGCCTTCGCTATTACTGAACCAAATATAGTATTCTGAGTCTCCAGACTCTTACAAAAGGTTGGTGTGTTTGGAATGTAATAGCCTGACACAGTAGAGCTACTGATTTGCTTTAACGTTTCAGGCATGCTTCTCATTACAGGATTTTTCAAattggggttgtgtgtgtttccaggGGAGACATTCATTAGTTCTTTGCTGCCATCTTCAAAACTGCAAGTAGCCTGTGTTATTTTTTGTGTTACTGTCCCAGACTCTTCAACAGGTCTAGAAAGAATTGGTGTTCTATTTAGCTGCTCTTGTAATACTGGAGCTTCTCCTAGGCTTTTACAATCTCTGTCCAAGACCATCTGAGATTGCACATAATGCTTACTTGATTGCAATACAGTTGATTTCATTTGCTCTAATCGTTTTTGAGACAGATCTCTGAAATCTCCTGACAATATTTTATGCAAATGATAATCAGCTAACTTGATTCCACTGTGTACTCCACTGATTATACTTTTGATATCAGTTGTTTGTGCAACATGATCAATAGTTGACTGACTGAAATTTCTTTCCTGCTTAGCTTGCGGGCTCTCAGAAGGCATCGGAGGTGGAACAAGCAGTCTAGTTATCTCCAATTTGGTACCAGAATGAGACTGTGGCAAAACCTTCTCTAAAGGAAGGCTGCCCTGAAGTAACTGTGTGACCAAGGGGTTATTGACTTCAACTGATGACAGTGGTCTATTAAAATTACCAACCCTTTTCGGCTCCTCAACACTTGGACGTAGCAAAGAGTCAGTCTGGTTTAAATTATACAAAGTTTCAGGCTTGTGATTCTGGCACTCACTTGGtctttcatccttttgcagcTGATTCTCCTCTAACAACTGTAACTGTTTGTGCAGATCACCATTATCAGTCCCTTTGCAGGCATCAGGACTTTCCACAATTACACCACTTTTAGAACAAACAGGGGCTCTGTCATCTTTAAATATTCTTTCATTTGTGGGTCGTATACAACTTTCATCAGGCAGCTGGTTAGCTATTTCAGTGTTATAATACAAGCCATTCTTATTCAAATCACTTCCACAGTTTTGTTGCTCTTTGCTGGCTAGCTGGTCAAAGGCATCCTCTAATACCTCAACATCTGATTCTATCGACTGGTGTCCACCATTTGCCATTGCCTGCTCTTGTTTCATAAGATGTTCTTTCACACATTCTTCTGCATCAACAGGAGCAGAACAGTCAAGCTTCTTTTCAAGCCTCTCAGACTGGGGAGAAGGTTTTTGTGCTAATGAATGGCTGGGATCTTTATTAGAGCATGTTGACACTATTACAGATGTCATTTGTTTCTCTGCAACATGTGGTTCATTTGACATCTCCAGCAACGTGCTAGTTTCTAGCTGATTACTTACGTTTAATTCAACACAATCACTCTCCTTTTCCTCATGTGACTGCGAAGTTGGAGAGCAAGTTACTTCATGGATTAATGGAGATCCAATTTCCTTTATGGCGCATCTATTAACCTCTTGCTCACATAAGTCAGTTTCTGGAAATTCAACTGATAGTTGGGTTGACACAACATCTGTAGTGTTTGCTTTAGTTTCAATGTCATTACTTGGTAATGAATCAGATGCTGCAGTATTCACCCCCACAACAGGGATGTCCATAGTGTTGAAGACTACAGTATTCTTAGTTTCTGCAATTACTGTTCCAGCAAAACCATAGTTTGGAAGAGGTTCTTCAAAACAAGTCGTTTTATCTTTTAGACCAGATGTCTGGGTTTGATCACAGAGTGGATTCACAGGATCATCAGTCTCAGAAAATGAAAGGATTACAGTTTCACATTTAAGACCTTTGTTAGATTCTACACAGATACTGTCTCTGTCTGCTGGCAATTCCAGTGTTTCAGGGACTGCTTCATCTTGAAGAATTGCAGTTTCATCACTGTCAGTCTGCCCATCAGAAACCACTATGTCATTGAGTTGGGAAACAGTAACTTGGTTAGATTCTTGCACATCCACCACTAAATCTGGTGGTTTACTGCTGATTATAGTGTAACTGGCATCACCCCCCAATTCAGTTTGCTGGATATCATCTGCTGTCATCAATTTATTTTGTGTTGTGTCAATTAGATTGCTTTCCACACATTCTTCAATTATAACACCTTGCTTAACACTATTCTCTCCATCACTGGGTTTTTCTGGTTCATCTGTTGTACAGGTTTGGAATAGCTGTGCTCTATACTGATGTTTTGCTGTAGTTTGTTCAAGAGCTTTTGTTTTTCCGTCGGTCTGTCCGGGGGAATCAGTGCCCCGTGGTCCATTACCACTactaccccttccccctccttccaCTGTAACATTGGCAGCTGCAGCTGCTGCAGCCTCCCTTTGTGCCCTGGCTTGCTGAGCACGGGCTTTGATATCTGCAAGTGTTCTGGCACCTGTCCTTTCTCGACTGACTGTTCCAATTGTAGTGACGATCCTGGGGCATATCTGATAGGTTGGCTGCCCTTTGACAACCCATGGAGGTTTGATTCTTGAGAGTTGAATCTGGAAGCAAAATAATTCAAATTTATTGTGAAATGCTTTTGTGAAATAGATTCTACAACAGAGACAGCAACTAGTTATATTTGTGCAACATTTTGGGGTGGAGATCATATGGTAGAGACATGGATCCTTCCGCAATTGCTAACAATTTCAAAACACTAATATATTAAAACTAAAGGGAAAACTACaaatggaaatctaaaataaaacagaaaggaCTGGAAATACACAACAGATCAGTCAATCTGTAAATAGAAAAGGCAGGTTAACAGTGCATGACCTTCAAAACAACCAGTCGCATTAACATGCAAACAAAACTTATTTCATCACTGATAAACTGCAATATCCTATAGCTTGCACTCACCTATTCTCACCAGGCTGTTACAGTTTACCAATTGAATGTACATTCATAGGAAATCAGGCATTAAAAAGGAAAACTTCCTGTTCCAAATAAATACATCAAAAGTACATTCCTAATTACTGCAAAAACAGCTACAGATAGCAGGTTCTTGCGCTTATGTAGCATCTTATCAGGTCCTTTGGATTTCCAAGGCACATCAATAGGCTGAAAAGTAGCTGACATCATATTGGAACACTCAAGAATTTCAAcccaaggtcccacaaacaacacatTATGACCATTCATTTTTTGGAAAAAAAGATGCTATGCAATGAGGAagaaatgttggtcaggacatcaGATGAAACTCTGCTTTTGTATCATCATAAAATCATTGAGGTCTACTTGAACCACCAAAATAAGCAACAGGGTCCCTGTCtgacatctcatctaaaagaaaGTACTGTCTCAGTGCTACACTACGTCAGTCTAGATGGTGTAGTGAAGTCCacactgggatttgaacccacaacatctGACCCTGACACAGGTCTGCATCAACTGAGCAAAGCTGCTGTAACAGTCTCAGAGCAAAGATGCAAATTTAAAGATCTATGATTTATTAAGTACAGTATATTCCTCAAAGCCCTGCACTTTAAAACCCATCACCGAAATGTCTTACCTTACAAATTTTCCTGGACAATGTGTTTTCAACCTAGAATCAAGCAATTTGTTTGCCTGCAACCAAGCACTTTTAGCACAATATCTCAAGAATTCTGTAACTTGCAATGTGAGCAGAGTTGCCAATGTTAGGTCGATTGCAGAAAACATGTTTATTGGTATTAGGCAATGACACTAATGTTTTCCATTGGATAGCTAACAGCATTTTTCAACAGTTAGGTGTAGGACCCCAGGCAAGGTATTAATAATTGCAGGGAAACCCTACGCAAAGGACTGAATTTTACAGTGCCTCCAGCAGGCGTGTTTCCCACAGGTGGGCACGTAAAATGGGGTGGGCACCCATcctaccaccttcctgcccacccccataaTACGAGGGGAGGGGGGTTGCACGGGCTGACACCAAAATTGGTAACCCATCCACCATATTTAAAACAGCGATTAAGGATCAATTAAACCTGTTATCAagattgaccctgataatatgttGCGCATGCCATAATAcatttggcatgggcagcaggACAGGAGCTGAAAGCCCAATTTTTAACCTGAAATGGTTAAAGTGTGAGGGTAGGCAGTGGGTCACTCTTCGGGTGCTTCCCTTTGCTGATTGCAGGGCGttcctctccccgcccccccccccaccccaccctcttaGACTGATCACCCCCTTGcttcctgccccctccctcctttaaacccacccttccccacctccccttctccCTGACCTTCCCTAACCCTCCTGGGCCAAAACCCTGGGCTTAGCTGCTCTGGGGATCCTAGGCTTTGGGCTCCTTGCCTCACCTGCAGTCCCGAACACTGCCACTGATGCCTTCCTGGCACTTCCAGGACTGGGGGAGCTCCtcgccaatcagattggctggcagctccagagggcTGGGTTTCTGCCCCAGTGAAGCGTAGAAGTCCCACTCCCGTCTTTGTTACTGAGCCCCGCAGTGTTTTACTGCCGTGAGGCAGGGCAGCATGGAGCatggtagctctgaagaagtcatatggatttgaaaccTTTATTCTGTTTcgttctccacaggtgctgccagaatctctgagtttttccagcactttgtttttatttcagatttccagcatccatagtattttgcttttattacattGGAAAGAAACATTTCAGAAGCtctcaattttaaaaaaggaattgTCTGTTTTAAAAAGGAAGGAATTAAAGAaagttaacagcacagaaggaggccgattggcccatcgtgtttgcaccagccaaaaaaaaaAAGAGCCACCCAGCCTGATCCCACTTTGCAGAGCCCTACAGATTATAGCACTTCAGTTGCACATCTTGGCACCGTTTAAATGAGatgaggttttctgcctctactaccctttcagacagtgagtttcgGACCCTTACCCTGTGTTtgctttcctgatttcctttcTGATTTCACCCCTCCACTTTCTACATTCTTCTCGGCTTTCCATAATAAGGGAGAATTGAGCTTTAATTTTGCATGAAGAAAGTAGAAAGCGGGAAATATACTTTTCTCAAGCAAGGTTTGGCTGGTGGACCATGGCATTTCCTAGACTAAACTTtaaccccccccaaaaaaagcaACAGTGTACCTGgtccaaattgctttacagctcCGCCTAAGGAAAGTAAAACTGAAACTGAAATGCGCTTCCCAAGTAATAATTCAACATTTTAAAAACGTACATACCCTAATAGGTGGCACCTTTGGCTCTTCTTTTGTAGGATGTTCTTTTTCTGTCCGAAAGCTATCAATTGCGGTCCGAAAGGACTGATGATCTTCAAGACGTGGCTTCTTCTCAGGGCCAGAAGTCGAGGCACTGTGCTCAGAAGACTTTCTCTTTTGCTCTTTGGACTCTCCAGAATTGTGCTCCAATTCACTTTTCAAAACAGCACTCCTTATAGTAAGGCAGGTAATCTGATCCTTAGAAATTCCAGCAGGTTGTACATCAGTCAATTCTAAACATCCATCAGATTTAATATGTTCTTGAGATTGTACTCCAACAGGTCTTTCTGTAAGCAATATAGGtttggaatttaatgcagatttATTTGGAAGAATTTCTTCAAGCTGTCCAGGTCTAGCATCATTATTAATTAAACTAAATTGATCTTCATCTGCACAATTAACAGCCTGAAACACCTTGGCCTCATGATTGTGCTGTTTCTGGCTCCTGGTATCTTGAGAAGACACCG from Carcharodon carcharias isolate sCarCar2 chromosome 14, sCarCar2.pri, whole genome shotgun sequence harbors:
- the asxl1 gene encoding putative Polycomb group protein ASXL1 isoform X7, with protein sequence MNKLQCRPSLSRKPGQHFRTLRRTNTAGQMKRNRGEEIDVETPGSILVNTNLRALINSRTFTSLPLHFQQQLLFLLPEVDRQVGTDGIMRLSSSALNNEFFTSAAQGWKERLAEGEFTPEMQLRLRQEMEKEKKVELWKENFFEDYYGQKLGLSKEESEQQTSIQVEIENEASSPVLAGPSKQQSPVKKQDERLRKCTRSSKVDLKCRVKRSLIKETKTELPEPSEKTVSCTVSSQDTRSQKQHNHEAKVFQAVNCADEDQFSLINNDARPGQLEEILPNKSALNSKPILLTERPVGVQSQEHIKSDGCLELTDVQPAGISKDQITCLTIRSAVLKSELEHNSGESKEQKRKSSEHSASTSGPEKKPRLEDHQSFRTAIDSFRTEKEHPTKEEPKVPPIRIQLSRIKPPWVVKGQPTYQICPRIVTTIGTVSRERTGARTLADIKARAQQARAQREAAAAAAANVTVEGGGRGSSGNGPRGTDSPGQTDGKTKALEQTTAKHQYRAQLFQTCTTDEPEKPSDGENSVKQGVIIEECVESNLIDTTQNKLMTADDIQQTELGGDASYTIISSKPPDLVVDVQESNQVTVSQLNDIVVSDGQTDSDETAILQDEAVPETLELPADRDSICVESNKGLKCETVILSFSETDDPVNPLCDQTQTSGLKDKTTCFEEPLPNYGFAGTVIAETKNTVVFNTMDIPVVGVNTAASDSLPSNDIETKANTTDVVSTQLSVEFPETDLCEQEVNRCAIKEIGSPLIHEVTCSPTSQSHEEKESDCVELNVSNQLETSTLLEMSNEPHVAEKQMTSVIVSTCSNKDPSHSLAQKPSPQSERLEKKLDCSAPVDAEECVKEHLMKQEQAMANGGHQSIESDVEVLEDAFDQLASKEQQNCGSDLNKNGLYYNTEIANQLPDESCIRPTNERIFKDDRAPVCSKSGVIVESPDACKGTDNGDLHKQLQLLEENQLQKDERPSECQNHKPETLYNLNQTDSLLRPSVEEPKRVGNFNRPLSSVEVNNPLVTQLLQGSLPLEKVLPQSHSGTKLEITRLLVPPPMPSESPQAKQERNFSQSTIDHVAQTTDIKSIISGVHSGIKLADYHLHKILSGDFRDLSQKRLEQMKSTVLQSSKHYVQSQMVLDRDCKSLGEAPVLQEQLNRTPILSRPVEESGTVTQKITQATCSFEDGSKELMNVSPGNTHNPNLKNPVMRSMPETLKQISSSTVSGYYIPNTPTFCKSLETQNTIFGSVIAKACSGMPGRQKVSHGYLHNTVVVQNDGSCRATEVIKIQSKGSVIEHVPAIAQTSPERNLIGMESMPNVRRDWLPKLHESFKVIKTENIPTCRGNNQNQDIIGINDGAYIPFDSKDKLYVGPIKMDCNIGKVMKETGLQFQHSSEHSLINSQLSIQQQLYGKLPKLSFSTTGFSHITNTSVSELSMGSFPASLAGSVMSLSQKTNFGNHNSAVPAQTFAESSGVNEMTFKCSCRLKAMIMCKGCGAFCHDDCIGPSKLCVSCLVVR
- the asxl1 gene encoding putative Polycomb group protein ASXL1 isoform X2; amino-acid sequence: MHWAFHRRKELQNACAPAPGPLSHRNSRGLSGLGVPGPCLPIDGTSPLACLNAMLHTNSRADDGMFYRLPGRMGLYTLKKDALLWPKNMPIGDGEGYDDGPDLESCDSNETSTTGEENDASPVSDESSSNASCSTDIQGKQVSPGKQNSHKATQQPVKQQPKKKIGVPVMMSKSIPRVVLTPLKVNGEHVESASAFTAKHTDGESSSASSGSSCTVTSVNAQYNRTEMNKLQCRPSLSRKPGQHFRTLRRTNTAGQMKRNRGEEIDVETPGSILVNTNLRALINSRTFTSLPLHFQQQLLFLLPEVDRQVGTDGIMRLSSSALNNEFFTSAAQGWKERLAEGEFTPEMQLRLRQEMEKEKKVELWKENFFEDYYGQKLGLSKEESEQQTSIQVEIENEASSPVLAGPSKQQSPVKKQDERLRKCTRSSKVDLKCRVKRSLIKETKTELPEPSEKTVSCTVSSQDTRSQKQHNHEAKVFQAVNCADEDQFSLINNDARPGQLEEILPNKSALNSKPILLTERPVGVQSQEHIKSDGCLELTDVQPAGISKDQITCLTIRSAVLKSELEHNSGESKEQKRKSSEHSASTSGPEKKPRLEDHQSFRTAIDSFRTEKEHPTKEEPKVPPIRIQLSRIKPPWVVKGQPTYQICPRIVTTIGTVSRERTGARTLADIKARAQQARAQREAAAAAAANVTVEGGGRGSSGNGPRGTDSPGQTDGKTKALEQTTAKHQYRAQLFQTCTTDEPEKPSDGENSVKQGVIIEECVESNLIDTTQNKLMTADDIQQTELGGDASYTIISSKPPDLVVDVQESNQVTVSQLNDIVVSDGQTDSDETAILQDEAVPETLELPADRDSICVESNKGLKCETVILSFSETDDPVNPLCDQTQTSGLKDKTTCFEEPLPNYGFAGTVIAETKNTVVFNTMDIPVVGVNTAASDSLPSNDIETKANTTDVVSTQLSVEFPETDLCEQEVNRCAIKEIGSPLIHEVTCSPTSQSHEEKESDCVELNVSNQLETSTLLEMSNEPHVAEKQMTSVIVSTCSNKDPSHSLAQKPSPQSERLEKKLDCSAPVDAEECVKEHLMKQEQAMANGGHQSIESDVEVLEDAFDQLASKEQQNCGSDLNKNGLYYNTEIANQLPDESCIRPTNERIFKDDRAPVCSKSGVIVESPDACKGTDNGDLHKQLQLLEENQLQKDERPSECQNHKPETLYNLNQTDSLLRPSVEEPKRVGNFNRPLSSVEVNNPLVTQLLQGSLPLEKVLPQSHSGTKLEITRLLVPPPMPSESPQAKQERNFSQSTIDHVAQTTDIKSIISGVHSGIKLADYHLHKILSGDFRDLSQKRLEQMKSTVLQSSKHYVQSQMVLDRDCKSLGEAPVLQEQLNRTPILSRPVEESGTVTQKITQATCSFEDGSKELMNVSPGNTHNPNLKNPVMRSMPETLKQISSSTVSGYYIPNTPTFCKSLETQNTIFGSVIAKACSGMPGRQKVSHGYLHNTVVVQNDGSCRATEVIKIQSKGSVIEHVPAIAQTSPERNLIGMESMPNVRRDWLPKLHESFKVIKTENIPTCRGNNQNQDIIGINDGAYIPFDSKDKLYVGPIKMDCNIGKVMKETGLQFQHSSEHSLINSQLSIQQQLYGKLPKLSFSTTGFSHITNTSVSELSMGSFPASLAGSVMSLSQKTNFGNHNSAVPAQTFAESSGVNEMTFKCSCRLKAMIMCKGCGAFCHDDCIGPSKLCVSCLVVR
- the asxl1 gene encoding putative Polycomb group protein ASXL1 isoform X1, with product MHWAFHRRKELQNACAPAPGPLSHRNSRGLSGLGVPGPCLPIDGTSPLACLNAMLHTNSRADDGMFYRLPGRMGLYTLKNDTLPGAPHAQLLKKDALLWPKNMPIGDGEGYDDGPDLESCDSNETSTTGEENDASPVSDESSSNASCSTDIQGKQVSPGKQNSHKATQQPVKQQPKKKIGVPVMMSKSIPRVVLTPLKVNGEHVESASAFTAKHTDGESSSASSGSSCTVTSVNAQYNRTEMNKLQCRPSLSRKPGQHFRTLRRTNTGQMKRNRGEEIDVETPGSILVNTNLRALINSRTFTSLPLHFQQQLLFLLPEVDRQVGTDGIMRLSSSALNNEFFTSAAQGWKERLAEGEFTPEMQLRLRQEMEKEKKVELWKENFFEDYYGQKLGLSKEESEQQTSIQVEIENEASSPVLAGPSKQQSPVKKQDERLRKCTRSSKVDLKCRVKRSLIKETKTELPEPSEKTVSCTVSSQDTRSQKQHNHEAKVFQAVNCADEDQFSLINNDARPGQLEEILPNKSALNSKPILLTERPVGVQSQEHIKSDGCLELTDVQPAGISKDQITCLTIRSAVLKSELEHNSGESKEQKRKSSEHSASTSGPEKKPRLEDHQSFRTAIDSFRTEKEHPTKEEPKVPPIRIQLSRIKPPWVVKGQPTYQICPRIVTTIGTVSRERTGARTLADIKARAQQARAQREAAAAAAANVTVEGGGRGSSGNGPRGTDSPGQTDGKTKALEQTTAKHQYRAQLFQTCTTDEPEKPSDGENSVKQGVIIEECVESNLIDTTQNKLMTADDIQQTELGGDASYTIISSKPPDLVVDVQESNQVTVSQLNDIVVSDGQTDSDETAILQDEAVPETLELPADRDSICVESNKGLKCETVILSFSETDDPVNPLCDQTQTSGLKDKTTCFEEPLPNYGFAGTVIAETKNTVVFNTMDIPVVGVNTAASDSLPSNDIETKANTTDVVSTQLSVEFPETDLCEQEVNRCAIKEIGSPLIHEVTCSPTSQSHEEKESDCVELNVSNQLETSTLLEMSNEPHVAEKQMTSVIVSTCSNKDPSHSLAQKPSPQSERLEKKLDCSAPVDAEECVKEHLMKQEQAMANGGHQSIESDVEVLEDAFDQLASKEQQNCGSDLNKNGLYYNTEIANQLPDESCIRPTNERIFKDDRAPVCSKSGVIVESPDACKGTDNGDLHKQLQLLEENQLQKDERPSECQNHKPETLYNLNQTDSLLRPSVEEPKRVGNFNRPLSSVEVNNPLVTQLLQGSLPLEKVLPQSHSGTKLEITRLLVPPPMPSESPQAKQERNFSQSTIDHVAQTTDIKSIISGVHSGIKLADYHLHKILSGDFRDLSQKRLEQMKSTVLQSSKHYVQSQMVLDRDCKSLGEAPVLQEQLNRTPILSRPVEESGTVTQKITQATCSFEDGSKELMNVSPGNTHNPNLKNPVMRSMPETLKQISSSTVSGYYIPNTPTFCKSLETQNTIFGSVIAKACSGMPGRQKVSHGYLHNTVVVQNDGSCRATEVIKIQSKGSVIEHVPAIAQTSPERNLIGMESMPNVRRDWLPKLHESFKVIKTENIPTCRGNNQNQDIIGINDGAYIPFDSKDKLYVGPIKMDCNIGKVMKETGLQFQHSSEHSLINSQLSIQQQLYGKLPKLSFSTTGFSHITNTSVSELSMGSFPASLAGSVMSLSQKTNFGNHNSAVPAQTFAESSGVNEMTFKCSCRLKAMIMCKGCGAFCHDDCIGPSKLCVSCLVVR